A part of Natronorubrum sediminis genomic DNA contains:
- the larB gene encoding nickel pincer cofactor biosynthesis protein LarB, translating to MRELLESVADGSLSPTEAEAKLNGYVTGDAGRFDAARRQRRGIPEAIYAEGKSAPQVVALAETALETTDRALITRISDEQFEALESTLADSAPDATLERSGSTVRVLGAEFEQPSLEATVGIVTAGTVDGPVADEAQVVCTDAGATVDRVDDIGVAALDRTLDQVDRLRDADTLIVAAGREGALPTVIAGLVDTPVIAVPVSSGYGHGGAGEAALAGLLQSCTVLSVVNIDAGFVAGAQATLIARAIDAARTTDVPR from the coding sequence ATGCGCGAACTCCTCGAGTCGGTCGCCGACGGCTCGCTCTCTCCGACGGAAGCGGAAGCAAAACTCAACGGCTACGTGACCGGTGACGCCGGCCGATTCGACGCGGCCCGGCGACAGCGACGTGGTATTCCGGAAGCGATCTACGCCGAAGGCAAGTCGGCCCCACAGGTGGTTGCACTCGCCGAAACGGCACTCGAGACCACCGATCGGGCACTGATCACACGAATCAGCGACGAACAATTTGAGGCCCTCGAATCGACGCTCGCTGACTCTGCACCCGACGCGACGCTCGAGCGGTCCGGGTCGACGGTTCGCGTCCTCGGAGCCGAGTTCGAACAGCCCTCGCTCGAGGCGACGGTCGGAATCGTCACGGCAGGAACTGTCGACGGACCGGTCGCCGACGAAGCACAGGTCGTCTGTACCGATGCCGGCGCGACGGTCGACCGCGTCGACGACATCGGCGTCGCCGCCCTCGACCGCACGCTCGACCAGGTCGACAGGCTCCGTGATGCCGACACGCTCATCGTCGCCGCTGGCCGCGAGGGGGCACTCCCAACCGTCATTGCCGGACTCGTCGATACGCCCGTAATCGCGGTTCCCGTCTCGAGTGGCTACGGTCACGGCGGCGCCGGCGAGGCCGCGCTGGCGGGACTGTTGCAGTCGTGTACGGTGCTCTCGGTCGTCAACATCGACGCCGGATTCGTCGCTGGGGCGCAGGCAACGCTCATCGCTCGCGCGATCGACGCTGCTCGAACCACCGACGTCCCTCGATGA
- a CDS encoding DUF7563 family protein: protein MPTCDHCDAHVSERFARVFADENGEIHACISCSANAGIAEASRNRERGA, encoded by the coding sequence ATGCCTACCTGTGATCACTGCGATGCGCACGTCTCCGAGCGCTTCGCACGCGTCTTCGCTGATGAGAACGGCGAAATTCACGCCTGTATCAGCTGTTCGGCCAATGCAGGGATCGCCGAAGCGTCACGAAACCGCGAACGAGGTGCGTAG
- a CDS encoding DUF1931 family protein, whose amino-acid sequence MADLIVKAAVKEALDDKNVASDFYEALDEEVDELLEDAARRAEANDRKTVQPRDL is encoded by the coding sequence ATGGCAGACCTTATCGTCAAAGCCGCCGTAAAGGAAGCGCTCGATGACAAGAACGTCGCCTCGGACTTCTACGAAGCACTCGACGAGGAAGTCGACGAGCTTCTCGAAGACGCAGCCCGACGTGCCGAAGCAAACGACCGGAAGACGGTCCAGCCACGCGACCTGTAA
- a CDS encoding GIY-YIG nuclease family protein, translated as MSEREHEHEHEAEHEHVVYVLECADGSLYTGYTTDLERRVAEHDNGEGAKYTRGRTPVELRYHERYASRSAAMSREYEIKQLSRSRKERLVALE; from the coding sequence ATGAGTGAGCGTGAGCACGAGCACGAGCACGAAGCCGAACACGAACACGTCGTTTACGTCCTCGAATGCGCCGATGGGTCGCTGTACACCGGCTACACGACCGACCTCGAGCGGCGAGTCGCCGAACACGACAACGGTGAGGGCGCGAAGTACACGCGCGGCCGGACGCCAGTCGAACTGCGGTATCACGAACGCTACGCCTCTCGGTCGGCCGCGATGTCTCGTGAGTACGAGATCAAGCAACTCTCCCGAAGCCGAAAGGAACGACTCGTTGCCCTCGAGTGA